The DNA segment GAATATGAATCTACAATCGGCTCAGTTCGACAAAAGGTGGTCATGTACAGCACTAAAAGGTGTGGTTACTGTAAAAAGGCCCGTCGATATTTCAAACGTAACGCTATCCCCTATGTGGAATATGATGTGGAGACGAGTCAAAAAGGCAGGCGTGACTATAAAAAACTGGGGGGTAGGGGGGTGCCGATCATCCTCGTGGGCAAACAACGGCTGAATGGCTTTTCCGAGGCCAGTTTTCGGGAGGTCTACACAAGATAGATCGATTGATCGACTGTGCGTATCGGAGCACGCTCATCAGACGGCGATAAAGATATCCTAACCACTACCGAAAACAGTGAATAGGAATCAAAGGAATTTATGTCTAGCATGCCGTCACCTTCCCAGGCAGTAATACAGCAATGGTTGATGCAACTGTGTCGTTTGATCAGTGGTATTCAGTCGGCTGTTGTCGTTGCTAAAAACGCTGAGGACAACGCCTGGCGCAGCCTGGCGTGCTGGCCGGAGCATGAGGAGCCGGAAAAAGATCTGTTGAAGCTTGCCCGGAAGGCGATTGAGACCCGCAGGCGGTTGATCGTTTCCATTGGCAAGCATAGTGTTTCCGGTGCCGATCTGGTTGCCGTACCCCTGGTCTCCGGGAGTGAGGCAAAGGGTGCTGTCGCCCTGTGTATGAGCGCCCGGGAGGCGCAAAAACAGAAGGCGGCGATGCAGGCGCTACAGTGGAGCCTGCGTTGGTTGCAGCTGTTGCAGAAACAGGCCGCCGACACTCATCCATTGGGTGGGGAATGGGTTGAGCGCTTAACAGCCGGATCCCTATCCCCAGCGTCGATAGTGGGACTCTTCGCCAAGCAGTTCCGTTGCGACAGGGTCACTCTTGCCTTTGGTAATAGACGCCGTCTCGAGATCGTGGCGACAGCTCCACCCATCAAGATCGAACGCGAAACCGGGTTGCTGCGCGCCATCAAGGAGGCGATGTTCGAAGCCCTCGATCAACGGAAAATGTTGGCCTATCCAGCCTTGGAGTCATCCGCTGATCTGCTGCTGCGAAACCAACAATTTCTAGCCGAGGCGGTGGGGCAGGCAACACTCTGCACGATACCGTTGACTGCGGCGGATAGTGCAGTAGGTGCGCTGTTGCTGGAACGTCATCGGCAACAGCCGTTCACGCAACAGGAGCAGAGGCACTGTCAGCAGGCGGCTGGATTACTCGGTCTGTTGCTGCAGCAGCGGCAATATTGTGAGCGGTCTCTGTTTCGCTTGATGGGGGAGCGATTACGCAAGCGATTGGAGTCCTGGCTGGGTCCGCAGGGCCTGTGGCTGAAATTGGGTCTGCCGGGTCTGGCCTTGATTCTCTTGATGTCGGCATTGATCGAGGGAGACTACCATATCGAAGCGCGGGCAAACCTGGAGGGGCGGATACAGCGCGTTATAACCGCGCCGTTCGACGGTTATCTACATGAGGCCTCCGCCAAGGCGGGCGATGTCGTGGCGGAGGGGACCTTGCTGTGTCAGTTGGATGACAAGGAGCTGCAGCTGGAGCAGGCGAAGTGGCAAACCGAACTGGCAAAGCTGCAGCATGAGCAGCGCGAGGCGTTGGCGACCCATGAGCGGAGCAAGATTGCGGTGCTGCAGGCGAAAACGGATCAGGCCCAGGCGGAGCTTGATCGGGTGGAAATGAAACTTGCGATGAGTCGTATCAAGGCGCCTTTGCATGGCGTCATTGTCAGCGGAGATCTCAGTCAGTCCCTCGGTGTCCCCCTGAAGCGGGGTGAGGAGTTATTCAAGATCGCACCCCTCGAAAGCTACCGCGTCATCCTGCAGGTGGATGAGTTGGATATCGGTGCCGTGGATGTCGGTCAGTCGGGTAATTTGCGTCTTGCCGGTTATCCCCATCTGGTACACCCATTTCATGTGAAGCGTATCCTGCCGCTTTCGACAGCCGCTGAGGGGAGTTATCTGTTCACCTTGGAAGCGGAACTGCAGAAGGTGAGCGAACAGCTGAGACCGGGGCTTCAGGGTGTGGCGAAAATCGATGCGGGCAAGCGTAGCCTGCTGTGGCTTGCCGGTCACCGTTTGAGCGATTGGCTGCGATTGCAGCTTTGGCGCTGGTGGGGTTGATGGAGAGCCTGTGGCAGAGGATTGCCGGGGCCCGCCCCCGTCTCAATCCGCAGATCGTGATCCGCCGGCAGCTCTACCGGAACGAGCTCTGGTATCTGCTGCAGGATCCGATCAGCGAGCGCCATTTCCGTCTCACACCAGGGGCTTATCAACTGATAAGCCGGTTTGACGGCGAGCAGACCCTCGAGGCGATCTGGAAACATGCCCAACAACATATGCGGCAGCCGCCTGAGCTGGAGGGCTTCATCCGTTTACTGATGCAGCTTAAGGGGGGTGGAGCCCTTATGGAGAGCGCGGAGAGTGATGGGTTGAAGCTACTCGAACGCCGTAAACAGCCGCGCCAATGGCTGCGACAGCTGCGCAACCCACTCTCACTACGGATCCCCTTGTGGGACCCCGACAATGTGCTGAACCGAGTGATGCCGATGGTGCGGCCATTGTTCAGTCGATTCGGTATGGGTTTGTGGCTGTTGACAGTACTGAGTGGGCTGCTTCAGGCGGCGCTGCATTGGCAGTCGATCGCCGGAAACGTCACCAGTCAATTGCTCTCAGCGGACAATCTGCTGTTGATGGGGATTGTCTATCTGCTGATGAAGCTGTTCCACGAGGCGGCTCACGGGTTTGCCACCAAGCACTGGGGGGGAGAAGTGCATCAGGTGGGGGTGCTGCTGCTTGCCCTCATCCCCATGCCCTTCGTGGATGCCTCCGCTGCCAACGGGTTCAGTGAGCGGCGGGCGCGGATTGCGGTCGGCGCCGCGGGAATCATGGCGGAACTTTTTCTAGCCAGCCTGGGGCTTTGGTTGTGGTTGGCCACCGGGCCCGGCTGGGTCAATGCGGCTGCCTACAACATGATGCTGATCGGTGGACTGTCGACGCTGCTTGTAAACGGCAATCCACTACTCAGATTCGATGGTTACTATGTATTTGCCGACCTGATCGATATCCCCAACCTCAGTAGCCGCGCCAATCGCTATCTCGGTTATCTGTTGCAGCACTATCTGTTCGCTGTGGAAGATGCGGATTCACCGGCACAGAGTGACTGGGAGCGTGGATGGTTCATCTCCTACGGCATAACTGCTTTCCTCTATCGGCTCTTCATCCTTATCACGATCATGCTGTTCGTGGCGGAGCGCTATCCGCTGGTGGGTCAGGGAATCGCGCTTTGGGCGCTGGTCGGGATGGTAATAGTGCCACTGGCCAGGCAGCTTAAATTCCTCTTCACCAGCCAAAGGCTTGCCGAGCGGCGAAAACGGGCTGTGCTGAGTAGCGCATCGATCATCGGGTTGCTTTCAATCATGTTGTTTATCATCCCCGCCCCTTATGCCACCCATGCAGAGGGTGTCGTACTCCCGCCGGACGGCTCGGAAGTACGTGCAGGGACGCAAGGAGAGGTCATTGAATTACTGGCGTTGCCAGACAGTTACGTCATAGCCGATCAATCCCTGGTGGCACTTGAAGATCCATTTCTCGAGACCGATTTGAAACGCCTGGCCGGTCGTCTCCGCGAGCTCCAGGCTGAGTATGAGGCCCTGGTCAGCGACCGGGAAACGGTAAGGGCGGAGATGGTGTCGGACGAGATGGGACTGGTTGAGGCAGAGCTTGCCCAAAAGCAGACACTGGCAGCAGGTCTCACACTCCGCAGCCCTGCTGCAGGTACCTTTCTGGTTCAGCAGCCTGGAGACCTGCCCGGCCTGTTTCTCCATCAGGGTGATCTCATCGGTTATGTGTTCGATAACCGTCAGGCAGAGCTCAGGGTGGCTGTTTCGCAGGAGGCTGTGGGTCTGGTGCGTCACGCCACTGAGACGATCGAGGCGCGTTACGCCAACAGGCCTGGTGAGTTAGTGCCGGTTAAGCGGGTCAGGGAGATCCCCGAATCCCGGCAGCGTCTACCCAGCCCCGCGCTGGGCAGCCTCGGGGGCGGTGAATTCACCCTACACCCAGAGGATAGGGACGGCACGCGTCCCCTGGAGGCGGTGTTTGAAATGCGACTGCAGCTCGAACAGCCGGTTACACGCTTGGGTGAGCGCATCATTGTCCGCTTCGAACATCGACCGCGGCCTTTGGGATGGCAATGGTATCGATCGTTGCGCCAGCTGTTTCTCAAACGATTCAATCTTTGAGCTGCGGTGCCTAGTCACAATGCTGCGGATCAACAGCAGCCTGTGCCTCCCATTGTCATCTACCCACAAATCACGACATGCATGCCAAATATCCCGTTATCACGATAGCGCATCTGGATGGATTAGGAATATCGATCACAAAGTGTTAAATCTGAAGGGAATATCACGTTTTTCTTATTAAGAAATCGCGCTCAAGGCCGAGTATATGCTTACTGAATATTTCTTGGAATGGGAATAAGAATCACTTGAAAAAACCATTCTGAAGCTTTTTACGGCAGCGTTGGCTACAGAGAGTAAGAGAAAAACGACATGCGAAAAATTCATCTTCTTTTAGGGGTGCTTTCGTGCCTTTTTTCTTCTTCGATGATTGCACAGGGAACTGAGACCCTGGATGGTGTCATAGAACCTTTCATGACAGTGGAACTCAGCTCGCGCATCGATGGTATTCTCGAGGCGGTTTCCGTTGACGTTGGGGATAGCATTGTCAGGAACCAGGTGGTTGCCAAGCTCGAGTCGGAGGTCGAACAGGCCGCCCTGGAATATGCCCGCGCCAAGGCTTCGATCGACAGTGATGTGCGCCTGCAGGAGGTCAGTCTTGCCTATGGCCGGCGTCAATTGAACCGGATCAAGGAACTGCATGAAAAGAAGCTCTCCTCTTTTCAGGATTACGACAAGGTCGATACCGAAACCCGGCTCACCCGTTACAAACTTGCCCAGGCCAAAGAGATCAAATATTTGGCGGAACTCGACCTGAAGCAGGCCGAGGCACTCTACAATCGCCATACCATTCGCAGCCCCATCGACGGCATCGTGGTTGATCGCTATCTCAATCCAGGGGAGTCGGTGGAGGAGCGTCCCATCGTCAAGATCGCCCAGGTCAACCCATTGCGGGTAGAGGTCGTCGCGCCGGTCTCCCTGTTGGGCAAGATCAAACTCGGCCAACTCGCCATGGTGAGTCCGGAAAAGCCCGTCGGTGGTAGCCATCAGGCGGTGGTGAAGATTGTCGATCCGATACTCGATGCAGCCAGCGGCACCTTTCGTATCCGCCTTGAGATACCCAATGAGAATTCCAAGCTCACCAGTGGTTTGAGATGCCAAGTGCGTTTTCTCGACAAAATGGTTCAACGGCAACCGGCATTACCCAAGGTTGAAAAAGAGGCTCCTGCCCGGATGCAACAGGCCGATGAGGAGACGGCAGTGTCGGCGAACAACTCGGACGACGCTGTCGTTTCACAACCACTCAACCCAGCTGTGAATACAATTAGAGCATCCAACCCCTATTTCCTGATTGTGACCAATGATTCCCATTTACCACTGCGCAAAGCCGAGCATCAGGCGGCGGTACTCAACCAAAAAGGTCTCAAGGATACCTGGGTCATACCTAAGGGGTCGCTGAAGGGACACATCTCTCTCGGCTACTTCAACAACCGCAGAATTGCGGATAACTATTATAAGAAACTCACGGAGATGGGTATTGATGCGAGGATCATCGAACAATGAAGCGGCATCGGTCAAGGAGACCGGATAGGCTGATTTTCGAGGAACTGGAGCCGCGAATTCTGCTCTCGGCCGACCTTGCGGGTGTCGCCTTAGATCTGTCGCCGAACGATGTCGAATCCACTGATGATGAATCAGACCTGCAGACCATAGTTGCCGCGTTGCAGAGCAACCCCACCGGCGATGCAGGGGAAACCGATGGTTCCAGCCTTGAACTTGTAATCGTCGACCCGGCAATACCGGATTACCAGTCAATGGTGGATGACCTGATCAGTCGCAACGGTGAGGGGCACAGCTACGCCATCGTGGTGCTCGATATGGAAAGCAGCGGCATCGATCAGCTTAATGAAACGCTCAGTAATTATCGCAACCTCGATGCAATGCATCTCATCACCCATGGTGGTGACGGTGCCATACAGATCGGTAAAGACACCATTGATCATGAAACATTGAATCAGAAAGCCGACGAGTTGCGTACATGGAGTGACGCTTTCACCAGCGATGCGGATATTCTGATCTATGGTTGTAATGTCGCCGCTACAGCTGAGGGTGTGCAGTTGCTTTCAACCCTGGCTCAACTGACCGGAACCGATATTGCTGCTTCCGACGATCTAACTGGAGATGTGCAGCAAAATGGTGATTGGGATTTGGAATTCACCAGCGGCAACATCGAGAGCGGCTTGGCACTGAGTGCTGGATTGCAACAGAACTTCCATCACACATTGGACATCACCACAGGCTTGCAGGGCCACTGGGCTTTTGATGCCAATGCTGCAGATTCGAGTGGTAACAACTATCACGGAACGCTAACCAATGGAGCCGCGATAGACACCAATGTTGCTACAAACATTGTCGGTGGAGGTAAATTGTCAGTCGATGGCATCAACGACTATGCCGATTTATCGAGTCATATTGCCGGTTTTTCAGGATTAGGCCAGGGGACGGTAGCTGCCTGGGTCAATACGACCAGCTCGGCCGCTCAGTACATCTTCTCGATTTATGACCGTTCGCTTTCGAGTGATGCCAACATTGGCATGATCAATGGCGAGTTTTATTACTATGCGCAGAATTGGGGTGAAGGCATTCTGCTGAATGTTCAAGCAAATACGCCCATAAACGACGGTGCCTGGCATCATGTGGCTGTCACCGTCGATGGCAGCGGCAACAGTCTCTATGTTGATGGTGTGCAGATGACGGGTGCGGCCATAACCTATCTCAACGGCACCTCGGCTACTTCGGCATTCTTTAACGATGTCGATTTCATCGATGACATGCAGATTGGGTCTATCGATGACACTATGACGGGAATCGTCAATCCAACCAACGGATTTATTGACGAGGTAAGGGTATATGATCGCGCCTTGACCGCGGCCGACATGGCAGAGCTGGCAAATTTGGCGCCAACCATTGACAGCGCCAGTATGACCCTGTCGGAAGGTGAGACCGTCACTCTGACAGCTGCCGATTTCACTGTTACCGATCCGGATGATACGGCTTTTACTTATACCGTGAGCAGTGTAACAGACGGCTATTTCCAACTGAGCAGTAATCCCGGCACGTCTATATCAACCTTCACCAGCGCAAATCTGACAGCAGGTGTGGTGCAGTTTGTGGATGATGGTGACGAGGTTGCACCCAGTTTCAGCGTTACCGTGAATGATGGCTTCATCGATTCCAATACGTTGGTGGCAACCGTCAACTATACGGCCATGAATGATGCCCCGGTCAATACCCTACCGGCTTCGGTATCGACAAACGAGGATACGACTGTCAATTTCAGCGGTGTCAATCAGATCCAGATCAGCGACGCGGATCATGCTGGCGGTACTTTGCAGGTAGCGCTCAATGTGGACACCGGTGGTCTGCTGACATTTGGTGATACCACTGGTCTGATCTTCTCCACAGGCGATGGCACGGATGACGCCAATATGGTTTTTACCGGCACCCTGGCGGAGATCAATGCAGCCCTGTTGACATTGAGCTTTACCCCCACAACCGATTTTAACGGCAATGTAAATCTAACTGTCACCACCAACGATCGTGGTAACAGTGGCAGCGATCCTGGCTTGACCGGTGATGCCGGAAGCGAACAGGACAGTGACAGCATTACCCTCACCGTAAACCCGGTCAATGATGATCCTATTGCCACTGCCGACAGCATCAGCGTGGCTGAGGGCGGTACTGCCACCACCCTGGTGGGAGGTTCCACCACGGTGCTGAATAACGACACAGGCCTCGGTGATACCCCGGTGACCGTCTCACTGGTCACCGATGTGACCAACGGCACTCTGACGTTGAATGGCGACGGCACCTTCAGCTACACCCACAATGGAAGTGAAATCTTCACCGACTCATTCACCTACCGTGTTACTGACAACGACGGTCAGACCAGCGACGCCACGGTAACGATCAATATCACCCCGGTGAGCGATACTACGCCGGTTGCCAACATCGACAGCATCAGCGTAGCCGAGGGTGGAACCGCCACTACCCTGGTGGGAGGTTCCACCACGGTGCTGAATAACGACACCGGTCTGAATGACACCCCAGTGACGGTGAGTCTGGTCACTGATGTTAGCAATGGTACCCTGACGTTGAATGGCGACGGCACCTTCAGCTACACCCACAATGGAAGTGAAATCTTCACCGACTCATTCACCTACCGTGTTACTGACAACGACGGTCAGACCAGCGACGCCACGGTAACGATCAATATCACCCCGGTGAGCGATACTACGCCGGTTGCCAACATCGACAGCATCAGCGTAGCCGAGGGTGGAACCGCCACTACCCTGGTGGGAGGTTCCACCACGGTGCTGAATAACGACACCGGTCTGAATGACACCCCAGTGACGGTGAGTCTGATCACCGATGTGACCAACGGCACTCTGACGTTGAATGGCGATGGCACCTTCAGCTACACCCACAACGGCTCGGAAAACTTTACCGACAACTTCACCTACCGTGTTACTGACAACGACGGCCAGACCAGCGACGCCACGGTAACGATCAATATCACCCCGGTGAGCGATACTACGCCGGTTGCCAACATCGACAGCATCAGCGTAGCCGAGGGTGGAACCGCCACTACCCTGGTGGGAGGTTCCACCACGGTGCTGAATAACGACACCGGTCTGAATGACACCCCAGTGACGGTGAGTCTGGTCACTGATGTTAGCAATGGTACCCTGACGTTGAATGGCGACGGCACCTTCAGCTACACCCACAATGGAAGTGAAATCTTCACCGACTCATTCACCT comes from the Candidatus Thiodiazotropha sp. CDECU1 genome and includes:
- a CDS encoding efflux RND transporter periplasmic adaptor subunit; this translates as MTVELSSRIDGILEAVSVDVGDSIVRNQVVAKLESEVEQAALEYARAKASIDSDVRLQEVSLAYGRRQLNRIKELHEKKLSSFQDYDKVDTETRLTRYKLAQAKEIKYLAELDLKQAEALYNRHTIRSPIDGIVVDRYLNPGESVEERPIVKIAQVNPLRVEVVAPVSLLGKIKLGQLAMVSPEKPVGGSHQAVVKIVDPILDAASGTFRIRLEIPNENSKLTSGLRCQVRFLDKMVQRQPALPKVEKEAPARMQQADEETAVSANNSDDAVVSQPLNPAVNTIRASNPYFLIVTNDSHLPLRKAEHQAAVLNQKGLKDTWVIPKGSLKGHISLGYFNNRRIADNYYKKLTEMGIDARIIEQ
- a CDS encoding efflux RND transporter periplasmic adaptor subunit, coding for MQLCRLISGIQSAVVVAKNAEDNAWRSLACWPEHEEPEKDLLKLARKAIETRRRLIVSIGKHSVSGADLVAVPLVSGSEAKGAVALCMSAREAQKQKAAMQALQWSLRWLQLLQKQAADTHPLGGEWVERLTAGSLSPASIVGLFAKQFRCDRVTLAFGNRRRLEIVATAPPIKIERETGLLRAIKEAMFEALDQRKMLAYPALESSADLLLRNQQFLAEAVGQATLCTIPLTAADSAVGALLLERHRQQPFTQQEQRHCQQAAGLLGLLLQQRQYCERSLFRLMGERLRKRLESWLGPQGLWLKLGLPGLALILLMSALIEGDYHIEARANLEGRIQRVITAPFDGYLHEASAKAGDVVAEGTLLCQLDDKELQLEQAKWQTELAKLQHEQREALATHERSKIAVLQAKTDQAQAELDRVEMKLAMSRIKAPLHGVIVSGDLSQSLGVPLKRGEELFKIAPLESYRVILQVDELDIGAVDVGQSGNLRLAGYPHLVHPFHVKRILPLSTAAEGSYLFTLEAELQKVSEQLRPGLQGVAKIDAGKRSLLWLAGHRLSDWLRLQLWRWWG
- a CDS encoding glutaredoxin family protein, translating into MKPFQLVIGCLLVVLASGSVNAEAIYKWRDKNGKIHFGDRPPATEESEAVTVKPNLYQAPEYESTIGSVRQKVVMYSTKRCGYCKKARRYFKRNAIPYVEYDVETSQKGRRDYKKLGGRGVPIILVGKQRLNGFSEASFREVYTR
- a CDS encoding Ig-like domain-containing protein; the protein is MKRHRSRRPDRLIFEELEPRILLSADLAGVALDLSPNDVESTDDESDLQTIVAALQSNPTGDAGETDGSSLELVIVDPAIPDYQSMVDDLISRNGEGHSYAIVVLDMESSGIDQLNETLSNYRNLDAMHLITHGGDGAIQIGKDTIDHETLNQKADELRTWSDAFTSDADILIYGCNVAATAEGVQLLSTLAQLTGTDIAASDDLTGDVQQNGDWDLEFTSGNIESGLALSAGLQQNFHHTLDITTGLQGHWAFDANAADSSGNNYHGTLTNGAAIDTNVATNIVGGGKLSVDGINDYADLSSHIAGFSGLGQGTVAAWVNTTSSAAQYIFSIYDRSLSSDANIGMINGEFYYYAQNWGEGILLNVQANTPINDGAWHHVAVTVDGSGNSLYVDGVQMTGAAITYLNGTSATSAFFNDVDFIDDMQIGSIDDTMTGIVNPTNGFIDEVRVYDRALTAADMAELANLAPTIDSASMTLSEGETVTLTAADFTVTDPDDTAFTYTVSSVTDGYFQLSSNPGTSISTFTSANLTAGVVQFVDDGDEVAPSFSVTVNDGFIDSNTLVATVNYTAMNDAPVNTLPASVSTNEDTTVNFSGVNQIQISDADHAGGTLQVALNVDTGGLLTFGDTTGLIFSTGDGTDDANMVFTGTLAEINAALLTLSFTPTTDFNGNVNLTVTTNDRGNSGSDPGLTGDAGSEQDSDSITLTVNPVNDDPIATADSISVAEGGTATTLVGGSTTVLNNDTGLGDTPVTVSLVTDVTNGTLTLNGDGTFSYTHNGSEIFTDSFTYRVTDNDGQTSDATVTINITPVSDTTPVANIDSISVAEGGTATTLVGGSTTVLNNDTGLNDTPVTVSLVTDVSNGTLTLNGDGTFSYTHNGSEIFTDSFTYRVTDNDGQTSDATVTINITPVSDTTPVANIDSISVAEGGTATTLVGGSTTVLNNDTGLNDTPVTVSLITDVTNGTLTLNGDGTFSYTHNGSENFTDNFTYRVTDNDGQTSDATVTINITPVSDTTPVANIDSISVAEGGTATTLVGGSTTVLNNDTGLNDTPVTVSLVTDVSNGTLTLNGDGTFSYTHNGSEIFTDSFTYRVTDNDGQTSDATVTINITPVSDTTPVANIDSISVAEGGTATTLVGGSTTVLNNDTGLNDTPVTVSLVTDVSNGTLTLNGDGTFSYTHSGSENFTDNFTYRVTDNDGQTSDATVTINITPVSDTTPVANIDSISLAEGGTATTLVGGSTTVLDNDAGLSDTPVTVSLITDVTNGTLTLNGDGTFSYTHNGSENFTDNFTYRVTDNDGQTSDATVTINITPVSDTTPTATADSISLAEGGTATTLVGGSTTVLNNDAGLSDTPVTVSLVTDVTNGTLTLNGDGTFSYTHNGSENFTDNFTYRVTDNDGQTSDATVTINITPVSDTTPTATADSISLAEGGTATTLVGGSTTVLNNDAGLSDTPVTVSLITDVTNGTLTLNGDGTFSYTHNGSENFTDSFTYRVTDNDGQSSVAMVNINIDSVNTSPVASDINISVTEDSVYTGVLPAASDGDGDGVTYRLENEPAHGSVTVHENGRFSYAPDANFYGADSFVYSVRDGNGGANSYLVEIDVVPVNDAPSIISQSDSESVLLSLQENSSDVTTVNANDPDNDTLSFSIVGGSDLGLFSIDNLSGELVFNVAPDRENPLDSNQDNRYQVEILVADGNGGADRQIFTVEVRDVDEFDVGLLMDIEDAPDVIPISGSIEDEVGITVWAEDPDSGNNRISYSLDGDAGGLFAINPSTGVITLVSDLESQDGSQFEVTVRATSEDGSFSLQTFNIALIRAVEGPADPEEPFLDEVIFDLGPEQPIAPDVPAATLSEQDREQVPILTAVEAMDEIRQADESLLQTAGEDPVSSFAEPERHAFKQLSSSLFGTDNRNANGFDFVEARLTPTPVSPDELPQFNTQSSELIEVPETIWYLLDTMGQEMSDHRDEQSSSDGIVLQSAALGTLTLSAGYVAWLLRAGVLSASLLSSVPLWRQVDPLPVLSAYAKRREKARDDRAEDDPEEKRLAKLFDRRSRHGRGNNSRKDA